A window of Geobacter sp. contains these coding sequences:
- the holA gene encoding DNA polymerase III subunit delta, whose protein sequence is MKPEELEAAIARGEIGPLYYLYGDEPYLIDRATRLLLERLVDPSSRDFNLSVYYGTECKGEDILDTAQTMPMFADWRVVLVKRGQSLSQAALDLMFPYLLDPSPTTCLIIQGEKIDQRKKFFTEFKKRGKLVECKRPYENQLAPFLRSEATSHGKKLAPAAAELLIYLAGNNLQELATQIEKVALFAGQRETITIDDVKAVVSDTKVDSVFELANALGTKDLATALRRLKTILRDGEAPLMVLAMITRHFRQLWQVRVLLDKRVAEQEISRQSGINPYFLKGVVKQAGNFRPVECRQLFERFFAADLAMKSGGRPPAILEDLVLAICQRKG, encoded by the coding sequence GTGAAACCCGAGGAACTCGAAGCGGCCATAGCGAGGGGGGAGATCGGTCCTCTCTACTACCTGTACGGGGATGAGCCGTATCTGATCGACCGCGCAACCCGGCTGCTCCTTGAGCGGCTGGTAGACCCGTCCAGCCGCGATTTCAACCTGAGCGTCTACTACGGGACCGAGTGCAAGGGGGAAGATATCCTCGATACCGCCCAGACCATGCCGATGTTCGCCGACTGGCGGGTGGTCCTGGTGAAACGGGGCCAGTCACTTTCCCAGGCAGCGCTGGACCTCATGTTCCCGTACCTGCTCGATCCCTCACCCACGACCTGCCTGATCATCCAGGGAGAAAAGATCGATCAGCGCAAGAAGTTCTTTACCGAATTCAAGAAGCGGGGGAAGCTGGTCGAGTGCAAGCGCCCCTACGAGAACCAGCTGGCGCCGTTTCTCCGGAGCGAGGCAACGAGCCATGGCAAGAAACTGGCCCCGGCTGCGGCCGAACTACTTATCTATCTTGCCGGGAACAACCTCCAGGAACTGGCCACGCAGATCGAGAAGGTTGCCCTCTTTGCCGGTCAGCGGGAGACCATCACCATCGATGATGTCAAGGCGGTGGTGTCTGATACCAAGGTGGACAGCGTCTTCGAGCTGGCCAATGCGCTGGGCACGAAGGATCTGGCCACGGCGCTCAGGCGGCTGAAGACAATCCTGCGCGACGGCGAGGCGCCGCTCATGGTGCTGGCGATGATCACCCGGCACTTCCGGCAGCTCTGGCAGGTGCGGGTACTGTTGGATAAGCGGGTGGCGGAGCAGGAGATCAGCCGCCAGTCAGGGATCAATCCCTATTTCCTCAAGGGGGTCGTGAAGCAGGCCGGGAACTTCAGGCCGGTGGAGTGCCGCCAGCTTTTCGAGCGGTTCTTTGCCGCCGATCTCGCCATGAAGAGCGGTGGCAGACCGCCGGCCATACTGGAGGACCTGGTGCTGGCGATCTGCCAGCGAAAAGGGTAA
- a CDS encoding 30S ribosomal protein S20, whose translation MAHHKSALKRIKQNEKRRLRNKHNKSTLRTFIKRVREAVEGKDATAAREALAAAIPVIDKAATKGVIHTSNASRSVSRLTKLVNTLGQ comes from the coding sequence TTGGCTCATCACAAATCAGCACTCAAGAGAATCAAGCAGAACGAAAAACGTCGACTGCGCAACAAGCACAACAAGTCCACCCTGCGGACTTTTATCAAGCGCGTTCGTGAAGCTGTTGAAGGCAAGGACGCCACTGCTGCTCGCGAGGCCCTCGCCGCAGCCATTCCCGTCATCGACAAGGCTGCAACCAAAGGGGTGATTCACACCTCGAATGCCTCGCGCAGCGTGTCTCGCCTGACAAAGCTGGTCAACACACTCGGCCAGTAG